Part of the Amycolatopsis sp. 195334CR genome is shown below.
CCGCTCGAGTCATGTTCTTCTCCTTCTCCCACGAGACGAGACGTCTCGTTGTCCGCACAGCATGACCGACAGAATTCGACCTGTCAAGACGAGACGTCTCGGTTCGTCACGTGCTACAGTGAAGTCATGAGTGAGGCCCGGGGCCCGGATCCCACGCGCCGAAGTGAACGTTCGCGGAAGGCGATCCTGTCCGCCGCGATGGAACTGGTGACCGAGAGCGGATACGCGAAGACCTCGATCGAAGGGATCGCCGCGCGAGCCGGCGTCGGCAAGCAGACGATCTACCGCTGGTGGCCGTCGAAGGCGGCGGTCATCTTCGATGCGCTGCTCGAACTGACCGCCGGGCAGCAGGGGTTCAGCCTGCTGGACACCGGCGACCTGAGAGAAGACCTGAAGCAGGCTCTGCGGGCCACCGCGGAGGAACTGGCCAATCCGAAGTTCGACATTTCGTTCCGGGCACTGGCGATCGAGATTCAGTACGACGCGACGCTGGCAGGCCATTGGCGGGAGAAGATGCTCGGCCCCGCCTTGGACGCCACCAAGGACAGGCTGCGCAGCGCGCAGCACAGCGGTGAGATCGACGCCGACCTCGATCTGGACGTGGCCGTGGAGATGCTCTACGGACCGCTCTACCACCGCTGGCTGTTGCAGACCGCTCCGGTGAGCACCCAGCACGCGGACGCGGTGGTCGACCTGGCCGTCCGGGCGATGAGCCGATAGCTGCGCTGTCGGCGAACTCGCCCGCCGGTACCGGGAGCGCTGCCTACTGTCGGCGGCATGGAGATGATCGAGGTCGTCCCGGACCTGTACCTGCTCAGGTTCGCGGTCGGTCAGGCGTACCTGTGGCGAGATGCTGACGAACTGACGTTGGTGGATACCGGCTGGGCCGGCGACGGAACGAAGATCACCGAGGCGATCAGGGAACTCGGGCTCGACCGGGAAAACCTGGTTCGCATTGTGCTCACCCACTTTCACGAGGATCACGCCGGAGCGGCCGCCGAGCTCCGCGCATGGGCGGACGCTCCGGTCGTCGCGCACCGGCTGGACGCACCCGTGGTTCGCGGCGACGTACCACCGCCCGAGCCGAAGCTCGCCGACTGGGAACGACCGCTGTACGAACAGGTGGCGAGTGGGCAGCTCGTCGGCCCACCATCGCCGGTGGATCAGGAGGTCGAGCACAACGACGTGCTCGACTTCGGTGGTGGCGCCCGAGTGCTCTCCATTCCCGGGCACACGGACGGCAGCATCGCCCTCTACCTGCCGGAGCGAGGCGTGCTCTTCACCGGGGACACGATCGCCGAGCACGAAGGACAGGTGATTCCCGGCGTGTTCAACCTGGACGTGGAACGAGTGCACCGCTCGTTCCGGGAGCTGGCCGCCTTGGACGTCGAGGTGGCGTGCTTGGGGCATGGCGGTCCGTTGACCGTGAATGCGGACCAAGTCCTACGAAGCGCAGCCGAGAGGCTGGGCTGAACCAGAAGGGAGTTGATTGAGGAAGCTAGCGTTCCGCGATACCACCTAGTTTCGGCTCATGACGACGATGAGCCGAGCCCCGCAGAAGAAAACGTCGACGGACGGCGAAGTGCTGAGCCTAACTGCGCTGAACCGGGCGACGCTGGCTCGTCAGCACCTGCTCGCCAGGAGCTCGATGTCCGCCGCGGCGGCGCTCAGGCATCTGGTCGGCATGCAAGCCCAGCGCCCGAAGTCGCCGTACTTCGGGCTGTGGACGAGGTTGGCCGGGTTCCGGCCC
Proteins encoded:
- a CDS encoding TetR/AcrR family transcriptional regulator; its protein translation is MSEARGPDPTRRSERSRKAILSAAMELVTESGYAKTSIEGIAARAGVGKQTIYRWWPSKAAVIFDALLELTAGQQGFSLLDTGDLREDLKQALRATAEELANPKFDISFRALAIEIQYDATLAGHWREKMLGPALDATKDRLRSAQHSGEIDADLDLDVAVEMLYGPLYHRWLLQTAPVSTQHADAVVDLAVRAMSR
- a CDS encoding MBL fold metallo-hydrolase produces the protein MEMIEVVPDLYLLRFAVGQAYLWRDADELTLVDTGWAGDGTKITEAIRELGLDRENLVRIVLTHFHEDHAGAAAELRAWADAPVVAHRLDAPVVRGDVPPPEPKLADWERPLYEQVASGQLVGPPSPVDQEVEHNDVLDFGGGARVLSIPGHTDGSIALYLPERGVLFTGDTIAEHEGQVIPGVFNLDVERVHRSFRELAALDVEVACLGHGGPLTVNADQVLRSAAERLG